GTCAAAAAAGTCTACGTCACCGACGAGCGCAGCTTCACCCGCAAGATCGTCGAGGCGGTGCTGGCTACACAGCTGGAGCGGACCGCCTCCAAGGATACGATCCTGGAGCGCTACCTCAACACCATCTACTACGGGGAGAACGCATACGGCGTCGAGGCCGCCGCTCAGACCTATTTTGGCAAGAGCGTGACCCAGCTCGACCTCGCCCAGTGCGCTCTGCTGGCGGGTCTGCCCCAGGCCCCCTCGGCTTTTTCTCCCAAGCAGGACATGGCGGCCGCACTGGAGCGCCGTAACACGGTGCTGCAGAAGATGGCCGACCTCGGTTACGTCAAGCAGGCCGAGGCGCATTACGCCGCCACGCAGCCGATCGTGCTGAACGCCACGGCCGGGGGCATCCACGAACCATATTTCGTCGAGTACGTCAAACAGCAGCTGATTGATAAATACGGCGCCAAGAAGGTGTTCGAGGGCGGCCTCACAGTGCAGACCACCATCGAGCCGGCGCTGCAGGCGGCCGGGGTCGAGGCCATCAAGAATACGCTTAACGAGGAAGGCGATCCGGCGGCGGCGCTGGTCTCTATCGATCCGGCGACCGGCTACATCAAGGCAATGGTGAGCAGTCAGGACTTCAAGCAGTACCAGTTCAACCTGGCGGTGCAGGCCAGGCGCCAGCCCGGTTCCTGCTTCAAGCCTTTCGTGTTGACGGCGGCGGTCGAGCAGGGAGCAAATCCCCAGAAGACATACTACATGTCAAAACAGATCGACATTCCCCTGCCGGGGGGCGGGCCTCCCTGGCACGTGACCACTTATGACAATAAATATTACGGAGCCTCGAGCCTCGAGACGGGCATGCTTCATTCCGACAACACGGTCTACGCCCAGCTGGTCATGGACGTCGGTCCCGACAAGGCGCGCGACGCCGCCGAACGCCTTGGCATCAAGAGCCCGATGGCGACCAACCCGTCGATCGCGCTGGGCGGTCTGGGCCAGGGCGTATCGCCACTGGAGATGTCCTCCGCATATGCGACCCTGTCGGCCAACGGCATGTATTCCGAGCCGATCGCCATCACCAAGGTGGAGATGGCTGACGGCACCGTCGACTACCAGGCCAACCCGCAACCGCGCCGAGTGGTAAAGGACGGCGTCGCCTACGAGGTGACCAAGGTGCTCGAGCAGGACATTCAGAGAGGGACTTCTTCGAAGGCCAACATCGGCAGGCCGGCGGCGGGCAAGACCGGTTCCACCGAGAACCTGCAGGACGCATGGTTTGTCGGCTACACGCCCGATCTGTCGACCGCGGTCTGGATCGGTTTTCCCGATCAGCAGTTGCCGATGGATAACGTTCACGGCGGCCAGGTCTGGGGCGGTGGCTTCCCGGCCACGATCTGGAAAGACTTCATGACCAGCGCCCTTCAGGACAAGCCCAAGAAGGATTTCGCCCTGCCCAAGGAGAAACCGGAGTTCAAGCAGCTCAAGGGCAGTTTCGTCTTGTACTCCGGCGGAGACTCCCCGACCACCCGCGACGACGGTTACGGCAACGAAGGACGGACGACCGCCGGGGCGAGCGGGGATAGCGGCAATGGCAACAACGGCAACGGCGGCGGCGGCAACGGCGGCGGCAACAACCAGTAGGAGCCGTTGATAAAGATCTATCCGCGTGGTACGATTAGAACGATTTAGGGCCGCTGGTTTCAGTGCGCCCTTTTTTTATTGTCGCTCCAGGGGGTCTGTCGGGAAGTTGGATTGGCCGGTTCAATAATCAAACAACCACTGCGGCTGGGCTTGCTGTTGCTGATACTTTTCGGTTTTATCGCCGCGCTTCTGGCCGCCCAGATAATACTGTCTGATTCTTCCGAACAGGCTGCAAACGGGCCGATTGCCGAACAGGCAGGCGCCGTCACCACCTCGTCCGGCGTCAACGGGCCGGTCCCCGCGGTCCCCGGTGCAACTCCAGGCGGCGCTCCAGGCGGCGCTTTCGGCGCAGGGCCTTCCGTTTTCACCAATCTCGATACCGAATCGCCCCAGGCCGGCTCCGATGGCGCGGACTCATCGGGCCGGGGGCCGGCATCACCAGCCTCTACAGGGTCGCTCTCCGGACATGTGGTTTCCGGTCTGCCCGTGGGGTCGCCTCTGGCCCGTATCACCGTTTACCTTGCCGACAGCACCGGGGCCTTTACCGGCCCCAGCGCCAGAACCGCGGTAGACGGCGGCTTTGAATTCCCGGGCCTGGCTCCCGGAGATTACCGACTCTTTTTCTTCGACTCGGCCGGCGTCTGGAAGTCGGCCTGGTACGGCGGAGCGCCGCCTGCCGGCCTGACCATTCATATCGCTGCCGGCGGAGCGGTTTCCATCAGCCAGGCGCTGCTGCCGGCT
This DNA window, taken from Actinomycetota bacterium, encodes the following:
- a CDS encoding PBP1A family penicillin-binding protein — encoded protein: MPRRRKQARRKKTRRSYLVFGVAFFIIFVMLSLLVGIQTVMALMHDLPKLNEDNFSSISQTSKIYAADGTLLAEIYGDENRTVVPLNAIPSYLKEATIAIEDERFYEHGGVDYQAIGRALVTDISQGRLAEGGSTITQQLVKKVYVTDERSFTRKIVEAVLATQLERTASKDTILERYLNTIYYGENAYGVEAAAQTYFGKSVTQLDLAQCALLAGLPQAPSAFSPKQDMAAALERRNTVLQKMADLGYVKQAEAHYAATQPIVLNATAGGIHEPYFVEYVKQQLIDKYGAKKVFEGGLTVQTTIEPALQAAGVEAIKNTLNEEGDPAAALVSIDPATGYIKAMVSSQDFKQYQFNLAVQARRQPGSCFKPFVLTAAVEQGANPQKTYYMSKQIDIPLPGGGPPWHVTTYDNKYYGASSLETGMLHSDNTVYAQLVMDVGPDKARDAAERLGIKSPMATNPSIALGGLGQGVSPLEMSSAYATLSANGMYSEPIAITKVEMADGTVDYQANPQPRRVVKDGVAYEVTKVLEQDIQRGTSSKANIGRPAAGKTGSTENLQDAWFVGYTPDLSTAVWIGFPDQQLPMDNVHGGQVWGGGFPATIWKDFMTSALQDKPKKDFALPKEKPEFKQLKGSFVLYSGGDSPTTRDDGYGNEGRTTAGASGDSGNGNNGNGGGGNGGGNNQ